A genome region from Bacillaceae bacterium IKA-2 includes the following:
- the uvrB gene encoding excinuclease ABC subunit UvrB, producing MEQFKLVSKYQPKGDQPAAIEELVSGLKAGKKLQTILGATGTGKTFTISNVIEKINKPTLVIAHNKTLAGQLYSEFKQYFPENAVEYFVSYYDYYQPEAYIAHSDTYIEKDASINEEIDKLRHSATSALFERQDVIIIASVSCIYGLGSPKEYRELVVSLRMGMEKDRNELLRNLVDIQYDRNDINFTRGTFRVRGDVVEIFPASRDERCIRVEFFGDEIDRITEVNALTGEILGERKHVAIFPASHFVTREDKLKEAIVKIEAELAERLIELNENGKLLEAQRLEQRTRYDIEMMEEMGYCNGIENYSRHITLRDPGATPYTLIDFFPEDFLLVVDESHATLPQVRGMFNGDQARKQVLVDHGFRLPSAKDNRPLRFDEFEKKISQAVFVSATPGAYELEHTPEMVQQIIRPTGLLDPIIELRPLHGQIDDLIGEIRERSEKNERVLVTTLTKKMSEDLTDYLKELGIKVRYLHSEIKTLERMEIIRQLRLGTFDVLIGINLLREGLDLPEVSLVAILDADKEGFLRSERSLIQTSGRAARNANGRVIMYADKITNSMNVALKETARRRTIQASYNQQHGITPMTIVKNIPDSIQATLAAETDGDYTVSPLAKLSKKDRTEVIKRMEVEMKEAAKALNFERAAELRDLVIELKAEG from the coding sequence TTGGAACAATTTAAGCTTGTTTCAAAATATCAGCCCAAAGGCGATCAGCCGGCGGCCATTGAGGAGCTTGTAAGCGGTCTAAAAGCAGGAAAAAAATTACAAACAATCCTTGGTGCAACAGGCACAGGAAAGACGTTTACAATTTCAAATGTTATCGAAAAAATAAATAAGCCAACGCTTGTGATTGCCCACAATAAAACATTGGCTGGACAATTATACAGTGAGTTCAAACAGTATTTTCCTGAAAATGCTGTTGAGTATTTTGTCTCTTACTATGATTACTACCAGCCAGAAGCTTATATTGCTCACTCTGATACCTATATCGAGAAGGATGCTAGTATTAATGAGGAAATTGATAAACTACGTCACTCTGCAACGAGTGCTCTTTTTGAGCGTCAAGATGTCATTATTATTGCTAGTGTTTCCTGTATTTACGGGTTAGGTTCTCCAAAGGAATATCGGGAGCTCGTCGTTTCACTGCGAATGGGGATGGAAAAAGACAGAAATGAATTACTTCGAAATTTAGTTGATATTCAATACGACCGCAACGACATCAATTTTACACGCGGGACATTCAGAGTTCGCGGTGATGTAGTCGAAATTTTTCCGGCTTCACGAGATGAACGCTGCATTCGGGTCGAGTTTTTTGGGGACGAAATTGATCGGATCACAGAAGTAAATGCTCTAACAGGGGAAATCCTGGGAGAGCGCAAGCATGTTGCGATCTTTCCAGCTTCTCACTTCGTTACTCGCGAAGACAAATTAAAAGAAGCAATTGTAAAAATTGAGGCCGAGTTAGCAGAGCGTCTAATAGAGTTAAATGAAAATGGTAAGCTCTTAGAGGCGCAACGGTTAGAGCAACGGACGAGGTATGATATTGAAATGATGGAAGAAATGGGCTATTGCAACGGCATTGAAAACTATTCGCGCCATATAACACTGCGAGATCCAGGTGCTACGCCCTATACGTTAATCGACTTTTTTCCAGAGGATTTCTTGCTCGTTGTCGACGAGTCCCATGCGACATTACCACAAGTACGCGGGATGTTTAATGGTGACCAAGCTAGAAAGCAAGTATTAGTAGACCACGGTTTTCGCTTGCCTTCAGCAAAAGATAATCGACCGTTGCGTTTTGATGAGTTTGAAAAAAAGATCAGCCAAGCGGTGTTCGTATCAGCTACACCAGGGGCTTATGAATTAGAGCATACACCGGAAATGGTTCAACAAATTATTCGACCAACAGGTTTGTTAGACCCGATAATAGAATTGCGTCCACTTCACGGCCAAATTGATGATTTAATTGGCGAAATTCGTGAGCGCTCAGAAAAAAATGAACGTGTTCTCGTTACGACATTGACGAAAAAAATGTCTGAAGACTTAACCGACTATCTAAAAGAGTTGGGTATTAAGGTGCGCTACTTGCACTCAGAAATCAAAACTTTAGAACGGATGGAAATTATCCGCCAATTACGACTCGGGACGTTTGACGTTTTGATTGGGATCAACTTACTCCGTGAAGGACTAGATCTTCCGGAAGTGTCCCTTGTCGCTATTTTAGATGCCGATAAAGAAGGCTTCCTTCGATCTGAACGTTCGTTAATTCAAACGAGTGGACGGGCCGCCCGTAATGCAAATGGGCGTGTAATTATGTATGCTGATAAAATCACGAATTCAATGAATGTTGCGCTAAAAGAAACAGCACGCCGGCGTACTATTCAGGCATCATATAATCAACAACACGGCATTACACCAATGACGATTGTAAAAAATATTCCAGATAGTATTCAGGCAACGCTTGCTGCTGAAACAGATGGCGATTATACAGTTTCTCCACTAGCGAAATTATCTAAAAAAGACCGGACAGAGGTTATTAAACGAATGGAAGTAGAGATGAAAGAAGCAGCTAAAGCGTTAAACTTTGAGCGGGCTGCAGAACTTCGAGACTTAGTTATCGAGTTAAAAGCGGAAGGGTAG
- a CDS encoding DUF2198 family protein, with protein sequence MVNVVLAFIFPFLMMIFFTRVSYSKVGALIVTLMIVIFAFNGLGQTIPVIIAGVVSIVAGIFASLKIETKNRGV encoded by the coding sequence ATGGTCAATGTCGTTTTAGCTTTTATTTTTCCTTTTTTGATGATGATATTTTTTACAAGAGTATCGTATAGCAAAGTCGGTGCGCTGATTGTTACGTTAATGATCGTTATTTTTGCTTTTAACGGGTTAGGACAAACGATCCCGGTGATCATCGCTGGAGTTGTTTCTATTGTCGCAGGCATTTTCGCATCACTTAAAATTGAAACTAAAAATCGTGGTGTCTAG
- a CDS encoding PDZ domain-containing protein, with the protein MDFYVIGIELLKGIGLFFLHPLFYILVLFSLFLGYKRVQRERKDFQTRVYDSVDELITPLVPGLLAGLLLSITIISLGIILPVGVIVLFSLVYVAIFLTGQVRWLSAAYTGSLTLIIALFLPQFETGTTLIDKWISEINQVQLGGIAILIGLLIFIEGVLILKNGSKQSSPKILKSKRGKTIGAHVSRKIWIMPVLFLLPIGVIPVADFWPLISTQSTQVGFVMVPFAIGFQQVVRSTLPVHAIINYGKRVLLVGIVVIGLAILSLYVPIVIPFAAVIALLGRELIEISQKIREENEINMYTQRENGLVILGVIPKSPASKMNVQVGEVITKVNSVRVKTNQQFYEALQINSAFCKLEIIDENGEIRFAQTALYDGKHHQVGLLFVHQDKNNAEEVI; encoded by the coding sequence ATGGATTTTTATGTAATTGGCATCGAACTTTTAAAAGGAATCGGCTTATTTTTTTTACACCCGCTCTTTTACATTTTAGTTTTATTTAGTCTTTTTTTAGGTTACAAGCGAGTTCAGAGAGAACGGAAAGATTTCCAAACCAGGGTTTATGATTCCGTTGATGAACTGATTACGCCACTCGTTCCAGGGTTATTGGCGGGGTTACTATTATCAATCACGATCATTAGTCTGGGCATTATTCTTCCAGTCGGTGTGATTGTCTTATTTTCCCTCGTTTATGTTGCTATTTTCCTAACTGGACAAGTCCGTTGGTTATCAGCGGCTTATACAGGAAGCTTGACGTTGATCATTGCCCTTTTCTTGCCACAATTTGAAACTGGAACTACCCTTATCGATAAATGGATTTCTGAAATTAATCAAGTTCAACTAGGTGGAATTGCGATTTTAATTGGACTACTTATTTTTATAGAAGGAGTCTTAATTTTAAAAAATGGCTCTAAACAATCTTCACCAAAGATACTTAAAAGCAAAAGAGGCAAAACGATAGGTGCTCATGTATCACGAAAAATATGGATTATGCCTGTTTTATTTTTGCTGCCAATCGGCGTGATACCTGTAGCAGATTTTTGGCCATTGATTTCAACACAATCGACTCAAGTAGGCTTTGTTATGGTTCCATTTGCGATCGGGTTTCAGCAAGTCGTCCGCAGTACACTTCCTGTTCATGCTATTATAAATTATGGGAAACGGGTTCTACTCGTTGGAATTGTCGTAATAGGATTGGCAATACTTAGCTTGTACGTGCCAATTGTCATCCCTTTCGCAGCAGTCATAGCCCTGCTAGGTAGAGAGTTGATTGAAATTTCTCAAAAGATCCGTGAAGAAAATGAAATAAATATGTACACACAACGGGAAAATGGTCTTGTTATTCTTGGTGTGATCCCAAAATCACCTGCTTCAAAAATGAATGTTCAAGTAGGAGAAGTTATCACAAAAGTTAATAGTGTCAGAGTGAAAACCAATCAGCAGTTTTATGAAGCCTTACAGATAAATTCTGCTTTTTGCAAATTAGAAATTATTGATGAAAATGGTGAAATTCGCTTTGCACAAACAGCTCTTTATGATGGTAAGCATCACCAAGTTGGCTTGCTTTTTGTTCATCAAGATAAAAATAATGCCGAAGAAGTTATCTAA
- a CDS encoding S41 family peptidase, which yields MYTNRNALVFFLLIALLIGAGGTYAAMTIFDLGTSQQATEQIGDKDESPESDENDQLSREEVLKKFEKAYQIISESYVEEISDGELLEGAIQGMIETLDDPYSVYMDQKTAKQFMEALDSHFEGIGAEVNMTNGKVTIVAPFRNSPAEKAGLRPDDQIIKIDGESIEGLSLHEAVLQIRGEKGTDVKLTIERPGLSEPIHLVVTRDEIPVETIRSSIVERSGNKIGIIEITSFSEGTSLDFKKQLEEFEKDGIIGLIIDVRGNPGGYLRSVQEIGHLLIPGGKPIVQIEDREGNRERYISTLEEEKDYPIITLINKGSASASEILAGALKEAGGHDVVGETTFGKGTVQQPLQIGDGSEIKLTLYKWLTSGGNYIHEVGVDPTVEVKQPEFFYAAPLNIEEPLIFDMNNEQVQNAQIILKGLGLEPGRVDGYFGEQTKIAVLAFQRMHDLKATGDIDEETAAILQEKIIEEVRKKENDMQLKTAIELILKK from the coding sequence ATGTATACAAACCGCAATGCACTTGTATTTTTCCTACTTATTGCTCTTTTAATTGGAGCAGGCGGGACTTACGCAGCGATGACAATTTTTGATTTAGGTACTTCACAACAAGCTACTGAACAAATTGGAGATAAGGATGAAAGTCCAGAATCTGATGAGAATGATCAGTTATCTAGGGAAGAGGTTTTGAAAAAATTCGAGAAAGCTTATCAGATTATTAGTGAAAGTTATGTAGAAGAAATTAGTGATGGAGAGTTATTAGAAGGTGCCATTCAAGGTATGATAGAAACGTTAGATGACCCTTATTCTGTTTATATGGATCAGAAAACAGCGAAGCAGTTTATGGAGGCGTTAGACTCTCATTTTGAAGGAATCGGTGCCGAAGTCAATATGACAAATGGAAAAGTAACAATTGTCGCTCCGTTCCGAAATTCTCCAGCTGAGAAGGCTGGGTTAAGGCCGGATGATCAGATTATAAAAATCGATGGAGAAAGTATTGAAGGTTTGTCGTTGCACGAAGCTGTCTTACAAATTCGCGGCGAAAAAGGTACAGACGTCAAGTTAACAATTGAAAGACCAGGACTTAGTGAACCTATTCATCTAGTAGTTACGAGAGATGAAATTCCTGTTGAAACAATTCGTTCAAGTATTGTTGAGCGTAGTGGCAATAAAATTGGTATTATCGAAATCACTTCGTTCTCAGAAGGAACCTCACTCGACTTTAAAAAACAATTAGAAGAGTTTGAAAAAGACGGTATTATCGGCTTAATTATTGATGTTCGTGGTAATCCAGGTGGTTATTTACGAAGTGTACAAGAAATTGGCCATTTGTTAATTCCAGGTGGTAAACCAATTGTCCAGATAGAAGATCGCGAAGGAAATCGCGAACGTTATATCTCAACGCTAGAAGAAGAAAAGGACTACCCGATTATTACCTTAATCAACAAAGGTAGTGCTTCAGCTTCTGAAATTTTAGCAGGGGCTTTAAAAGAAGCCGGTGGGCATGACGTCGTTGGCGAAACGACATTTGGAAAAGGAACTGTTCAGCAACCGCTTCAAATTGGTGATGGTAGCGAAATTAAATTAACATTATACAAATGGTTAACTTCGGGTGGGAATTATATTCATGAAGTTGGTGTTGATCCTACTGTTGAAGTAAAACAGCCAGAATTTTTCTATGCAGCTCCTCTAAATATTGAAGAACCGCTTATATTTGATATGAATAATGAGCAAGTCCAAAATGCCCAAATTATTTTAAAAGGATTGGGACTAGAGCCGGGACGTGTTGACGGTTATTTTGGTGAACAAACGAAAATAGCAGTCCTAGCATTTCAGCGCATGCATGATTTAAAGGCAACCGGTGATATTGATGAAGAAACTGCCGCAATACTTCAAGAAAAAATTATTGAAGAAGTACGTAAGAAAGAAAACGACATGCAGTTAAAAACGGCGATTGAATTGATTCTTAAAAAATAA
- a CDS encoding peptidoglycan DD-metalloendopeptidase family protein codes for MKNRLFLVFTVFILTASSLLATINFDYVEANSKLKEGINSIQEDRSSTKEELDLKEKEIKAIAAELKKVEDEVRFIDNEIADTNEKIRGKDSEIKDSNDRIDELVEELIIVEERIVERDDLLKSRVRSMYKNGGSVNYLEVILGAQDFGDLINRITALSTIAQQDRNILEAHFNDKKLVEEVKMEMEQELIALEEQLDELEVLRAIFESQSKEKERIMEKLERQEGELHTDFRNLEETDSLLQAQERAMEAELKAWQKEQRELEAERKRQVEADRKRQEEADRKREADAELQRQREATQKSTQQSAPKPEPKEETQSAPVHTAPVITARGNFMRPTTGAISSPYGARWGSTHHGIDIGKGGRSGDVPIVAAEAGTVISSYYSSSYGNTVLISHNVGGQVITTLYAHMENRLVTTGQRVSKGQRLGFMGNTGRSFGAHLHFEVHEGPWNGAKSNSVDPLHYIPRN; via the coding sequence ATGAAGAATAGACTTTTTCTGGTATTTACAGTTTTTATACTGACAGCGTCAAGTTTATTAGCAACGATAAATTTTGATTATGTAGAAGCTAATTCAAAATTAAAAGAAGGCATTAATTCAATTCAGGAAGATAGGTCCAGCACTAAAGAAGAGTTAGACCTAAAAGAGAAGGAAATTAAAGCAATAGCAGCGGAATTGAAGAAGGTTGAGGATGAGGTCCGGTTCATAGATAATGAGATTGCTGATACGAACGAAAAAATTCGCGGAAAAGATAGTGAAATTAAGGATTCAAATGATAGAATTGATGAATTAGTAGAAGAGCTTATTATTGTGGAAGAACGAATTGTTGAGCGAGATGATTTGTTGAAAAGTCGAGTTCGTTCTATGTATAAAAATGGTGGTTCTGTTAATTATTTAGAAGTAATTCTTGGAGCGCAAGATTTTGGGGACTTAATAAATCGGATCACGGCATTAAGTACGATTGCCCAGCAAGATCGCAACATTTTAGAAGCTCATTTTAATGATAAAAAATTGGTAGAAGAAGTAAAGATGGAAATGGAACAAGAGCTAATTGCTTTAGAAGAACAATTAGATGAGTTAGAAGTTTTAAGAGCAATATTCGAATCGCAAAGTAAAGAAAAAGAACGAATTATGGAAAAATTAGAGCGGCAGGAAGGTGAGCTTCATACTGACTTTAGAAATTTAGAGGAAACAGATAGTCTTCTGCAAGCTCAAGAACGAGCGATGGAAGCGGAGTTAAAAGCTTGGCAAAAGGAGCAACGCGAGCTGGAAGCGGAGCGAAAGCGTCAAGTAGAAGCAGATCGAAAGCGCCAAGAAGAAGCAGATCGAAAGCGTGAAGCGGATGCAGAATTGCAGCGTCAAAGGGAAGCAACTCAGAAGTCTACACAACAATCTGCACCAAAGCCAGAGCCAAAAGAAGAAACCCAAAGCGCACCCGTACACACGGCACCAGTAATTACTGCAAGAGGTAATTTTATGAGACCGACAACAGGTGCAATTAGTTCACCATATGGTGCACGTTGGGGTTCAACTCATCATGGAATCGATATCGGCAAAGGTGGTCGCAGCGGTGATGTTCCGATTGTAGCAGCTGAGGCTGGAACAGTGATTTCTTCTTACTATTCATCTAGCTATGGCAATACAGTTTTGATTTCTCATAATGTAGGCGGACAAGTTATTACGACTTTATATGCCCACATGGAAAATCGCCTTGTCACAACGGGTCAAAGAGTAAGTAAAGGCCAAAGATTAGGCTTTATGGGTAACACAGGCCGTTCGTTTGGTGCGCATTTGCATTTTGAAGTACATGAAGGTCCTTGGAATGGAGCAAAATCAAATTCGGTTGATCCACTACACTACATACCGAGAAACTAA
- the ftsX gene encoding permease-like cell division protein FtsX, whose product MKPRTILRHIKEGVKNLYRNFWMTSASISAVAVMLLIVGVFLLLILNLNHFATSVEEDVEVRVFIELTSTDEQRDELRTEIERIPSAEKVIYLPKEQGLEQFIESLGEQGEIFEALREENPLYDVFVVRAATPQQTEKLASQIEPLSFVEEVGYGKDVVEQLFTFTGLARQIGLILIVGLMLTTMFLIANTIKLTIIARKREIKIMKLVGATNGFIRWPFFVEGLLLGVIGSLIPVAILGFSYDRLYENYSHRLEATFIGLLPTDPLIFQVAGILIAIGAFIGIWGSVMSVRKFLKV is encoded by the coding sequence ATGAAGCCTAGAACAATCCTCCGCCACATTAAAGAAGGCGTCAAAAATTTATATCGAAACTTCTGGATGACATCTGCATCGATTAGTGCTGTTGCCGTCATGCTTCTTATTGTAGGTGTGTTTCTTCTATTAATTTTAAACTTAAATCATTTCGCTACTTCGGTAGAAGAAGACGTTGAAGTGAGAGTGTTTATTGAGCTAACGTCCACAGATGAACAGCGAGATGAGTTACGAACGGAAATTGAACGAATTCCTAGTGCTGAAAAAGTAATCTACTTACCAAAAGAACAAGGTTTAGAGCAGTTCATTGAAAGTTTAGGTGAGCAGGGCGAAATTTTTGAAGCACTTCGTGAAGAAAATCCCCTTTATGATGTTTTTGTTGTTCGGGCTGCAACGCCGCAACAAACGGAGAAACTTGCTTCACAAATAGAACCGCTTTCGTTTGTAGAAGAAGTAGGCTATGGAAAAGATGTTGTAGAGCAATTGTTTACGTTCACTGGTTTGGCAAGACAAATTGGCCTCATTCTTATCGTAGGTCTAATGCTTACAACGATGTTTTTAATTGCTAACACAATTAAACTTACAATTATTGCTAGAAAAAGAGAAATTAAGATTATGAAACTTGTCGGAGCCACTAATGGTTTTATTCGTTGGCCTTTCTTCGTCGAAGGTCTCCTTTTAGGTGTGATTGGCTCACTCATTCCAGTGGCAATTTTAGGTTTCAGTTACGATAGACTTTATGAGAATTATAGTCATAGACTTGAAGCCACATTTATTGGCTTACTTCCAACGGATCCACTTATTTTTCAAGTCGCCGGGATTTTAATTGCGATTGGAGCTTTTATCGGAATTTGGGGTAGTGTGATGTCAGTTCGAAAATTTTTAAAAGTATAG
- the ftsE gene encoding cell division ATP-binding protein FtsE, which produces MIKMKEVWKTYPNGVMAINGIDVSISKGEFVYVVGPSGAGKSTFIKLMYREEKPTKGTVIVNGYNLGLIKEKKIPMLRRSLGIVFQDFKLLPTLTAYENIAFALEVIEETPTLIKRKVMRVLDIVKLKNKARFLPDELSGGEQQRIAIARAIVNNPSVLIADEPTGNLDPDTSRGIMKILEEINSGGTTILMATHNKEIVNTIRKRVIAIEGGQIVRDQQRGGYGYEA; this is translated from the coding sequence ATGATTAAAATGAAAGAAGTATGGAAGACATACCCTAATGGAGTCATGGCTATCAATGGCATTGACGTGTCCATTTCTAAGGGCGAATTTGTTTACGTTGTTGGACCAAGTGGGGCCGGAAAGTCCACCTTTATAAAATTAATGTATCGTGAGGAAAAACCTACTAAAGGGACAGTTATTGTCAACGGCTATAATTTAGGCTTAATCAAAGAAAAAAAAATTCCAATGCTTCGTCGCAGTCTAGGAATTGTTTTTCAAGACTTTAAATTATTACCAACACTAACTGCATATGAAAATATTGCGTTTGCTTTAGAAGTAATCGAAGAAACTCCTACTTTAATCAAACGAAAAGTAATGAGAGTGTTAGATATTGTGAAACTCAAAAATAAAGCTCGATTTTTACCTGACGAACTTTCAGGAGGCGAGCAGCAACGGATCGCAATTGCAAGAGCAATTGTAAACAACCCATCAGTATTAATTGCGGATGAGCCAACAGGAAACCTCGATCCAGATACATCTCGTGGTATTATGAAAATTTTGGAAGAAATTAATAGCGGTGGGACAACGATTTTAATGGCGACGCACAATAAAGAAATTGTCAATACGATTCGTAAGCGAGTAATTGCCATAGAAGGTGGGCAAATCGTTCGTGATCAACAGAGGGGGGGATACGGCTATGAAGCCTAG
- a CDS encoding cytochrome c encodes MKKLLMAMIGAVLVLGACGGNDEAAPDEAPAAEETPAGGETTPVGDYDAAAAEASYSSCIGCHGGNLEGQGANPAIAGLSYEEVLTAIEVGPGTMPAGMVTGDAAENLAAWIAAQ; translated from the coding sequence ATGAAAAAACTACTTATGGCAATGATTGGTGCAGTGTTAGTACTAGGTGCTTGTGGAGGCAACGACGAAGCAGCTCCAGATGAAGCGCCAGCGGCGGAAGAAACACCAGCTGGTGGGGAAACAACACCAGTAGGGGACTACGATGCAGCAGCAGCAGAAGCTTCATATAGCTCATGTATTGGTTGCCACGGCGGAAACTTAGAAGGCCAGGGAGCTAATCCTGCAATTGCTGGTTTAAGTTATGAGGAAGTTTTAACTGCTATCGAAGTAGGTCCTGGAACAATGCCAGCAGGCATGGTAACGGGTGATGCTGCAGAAAATCTAGCAGCATGGATTGCAGCTCAATAA
- a CDS encoding YitT family protein — protein MNGKRRGIEPVLSLKWQSFWEYGQVLVGSAIVALAFNLFLLPNRIASGGVSGISTIVYDLFNITPAFTQWAFNIPLFIAGIILLGGFKYGAKTLVGTIFLPFVVYVTSGLEAVTLDPLLGALFGGIGVGLGLGIVFRANSSTGGTDLAAQIIRKYTGLSLGACVFIIDGLIVATSAIVFNIELALYALIALYITVKTIDLVQMGVGYAKVALIISEKQAEVQQGILNDVDRGVTRLEGYGGYTDQKRPVLMCVVNQTEVTKLKQVVKKIDPTAFVVVTNATEVLGEGFKK, from the coding sequence ATGAATGGAAAAAGAAGAGGGATTGAGCCCGTATTATCTTTGAAGTGGCAATCCTTTTGGGAGTACGGTCAAGTTTTAGTAGGTTCAGCTATTGTAGCGTTAGCTTTCAATTTATTTTTACTACCAAATCGAATCGCCTCTGGGGGCGTTAGTGGGATTAGTACAATTGTGTATGATCTGTTTAATATTACCCCGGCGTTCACTCAGTGGGCTTTTAATATTCCCTTATTTATTGCTGGGATAATATTATTAGGTGGGTTTAAGTATGGCGCGAAAACGCTAGTCGGAACGATTTTTTTACCTTTTGTCGTGTATGTAACGAGCGGTCTTGAAGCTGTAACTTTAGATCCGCTTTTAGGGGCGCTTTTTGGTGGGATCGGTGTTGGACTCGGTTTAGGGATCGTCTTTCGTGCTAATTCTTCTACTGGTGGGACAGACTTGGCAGCACAAATCATTCGTAAATATACAGGTTTATCTCTTGGTGCCTGTGTGTTTATTATCGATGGACTGATCGTCGCAACATCGGCGATTGTGTTTAATATTGAGTTGGCATTATATGCGCTAATTGCTCTTTATATTACCGTGAAAACGATTGATCTAGTACAAATGGGCGTAGGCTACGCAAAAGTGGCCTTGATTATTTCTGAAAAACAAGCCGAGGTTCAGCAAGGGATCCTTAACGATGTCGATCGTGGTGTAACGAGGTTAGAAGGATATGGTGGTTATACAGATCAAAAGCGTCCCGTCCTCATGTGTGTAGTAAATCAAACGGAAGTCACAAAATTAAAACAAGTTGTCAAAAAAATTGATCCGACAGCATTTGTAGTTGTCACTAATGCTACAGAAGTATTAGGCGAGGGTTTTAAAAAGTGA
- the prfB gene encoding peptide chain release factor 2 (programmed frameshift), giving the protein MELFEMKIELTTMAKRLNNFRGSLDLGKKQERIAELENLMTDPEFWDRQQEAQEVINESNALKEQVDKFLILQERYDDLDVSYQLIKEEADADFEKELNEGVSLLTIDLNEFELTLLLSEPYDKNNALLELHPGAGGTESQDWASMLLRMYTRWSERKGFKVEILDYLSGDEAGLKSVTLLIKGHNAYGYLKAEKGVHRLVRISPFDSSGRRHTSFVSCEIMPELEDDFDLDIAPDELKVDTYRASGAGGQHINTTDSAVRITHLPTNTVVTCQNERSQIKNREQAMKMLRAKLFQLQLDKQKAELDEIRGEQKEIGWGSQIRSYVFHPYSLVKDHRTNHEIGNASTVVDGELDPFIDAYLRSQIKS; this is encoded by the exons ATGGAACTTTTTGAAATGAAGATAGAGCTTACGACAATGGCTAAGCGGTTAAATAACTTTAGGGGGTCTCTT GACCTTGGCAAAAAGCAAGAACGGATCGCTGAATTAGAGAATTTGATGACCGACCCTGAATTTTGGGATCGTCAACAAGAAGCTCAAGAAGTTATTAACGAGTCAAATGCCTTGAAAGAACAAGTAGATAAATTTTTGATACTTCAAGAGCGTTATGATGATTTAGATGTATCTTATCAGTTAATCAAAGAAGAGGCTGATGCTGATTTCGAAAAAGAGCTCAATGAAGGCGTTTCTTTGCTTACTATTGACTTAAATGAGTTTGAATTAACGCTCTTACTAAGTGAGCCCTATGATAAAAACAATGCGCTACTTGAGCTTCATCCTGGTGCTGGTGGTACTGAGTCTCAAGACTGGGCTTCGATGCTGTTACGCATGTATACGCGCTGGTCTGAGCGAAAAGGTTTTAAAGTAGAAATACTAGATTATCTATCTGGTGATGAGGCTGGACTAAAAAGTGTTACGCTACTCATCAAAGGTCACAATGCTTACGGCTATTTAAAAGCAGAAAAAGGTGTTCATCGTCTCGTGCGGATATCGCCATTTGATTCCTCAGGCAGACGTCATACGTCATTCGTATCATGTGAAATTATGCCCGAACTAGAAGACGATTTTGACTTAGATATTGCGCCCGATGAGTTGAAAGTCGATACGTACCGAGCTAGTGGAGCAGGTGGTCAGCACATTAATACGACCGATTCAGCAGTGCGGATTACTCATCTACCCACAAATACAGTCGTAACTTGTCAGAATGAACGTTCTCAAATTAAAAATCGTGAACAAGCGATGAAAATGCTTCGAGCAAAGCTATTTCAGCTCCAATTAGATAAGCAAAAAGCCGAGCTAGATGAAATTCGTGGTGAACAAAAGGAAATTGGCTGGGGAAGTCAAATCCGTTCCTACGTATTTCACCCATATAGTCTCGTCAAAGACCACCGGACGAATCACGAAATCGGCAATGCGTCCACAGTCGTCGATGGAGAACTCGACCCCTTTATCGATGCATATTTACGCTCACAAATCAAAAGCTAA